A region from the Salvia splendens isolate huo1 chromosome 15, SspV2, whole genome shotgun sequence genome encodes:
- the LOC121769199 gene encoding pentatricopeptide repeat-containing protein At3g29230-like yields the protein MQIPLPARAPTLLSRRRLFEQKLSDLHKCTDLSQLKQLHALIYKSNLHDDLFVAPKLITAFSLCRQMALALTVFEQVPAPNAHLCNTLIKAYIRNSQPEKAFELFYTMQTSGIVPDNYTYLFLLKAHSGLRFVKVIHSYVEKCNLYSDLFMPNSLIDAYSKYGLIGVEAARSLFDVMQERDMVTYNSMISGLVKTGQLKEAQQLFEEMPQRDKVSWNAILDGYVKAGEMSTAFKVFEKMPSRDVVSWSNVISGYARMGDIEMAKVLFEKMPEKNLVTWTIMISGYAEKGLVKEALALYDQLERENMEPDDTTFVSILCASAQSGMLSLGKKVHSTIIKSRYRCCTLISNALIDMYCKCGSLNRAWRCFNEMESKDLVSWNTMIHGLAMHGHGKKALHLFNRIKLEQFAPDNVTFVGILSACNHAGMVEDGIRYFYSMESSYNIVPQIEHYGCMIDLLGRGGRLNEALRLLNCMPFEPNVVIWCSLLGACRMHNALQLAEEVLDELVKLDPANAGRYSVLSNVYAAGGDWKGAADTRLRMWKTASKTPPGASSIELDGEFHDFSVMDTSHPKSDKIYQTVNGLTQLLRKVALAPT from the coding sequence atgcaGATTCCGTTGCCGGCGCGAGCTCCGACGCTTCTCTCGCGGCGGAGGCTCTTCGAGCAGAAGCTCTCCGACCTCCACAAATGCACCGACCTCAGCCAGCTCAAACAGCTCCACGCGCTCATTTACAAATCCAATCTCCACGATGACCTTTTCGTCGCGCCCAAACTCATCACCGCCTTCTCCCTCTGCCGCCAAATGGCGCTAGCGCTCACCGTTTTCGAGCAAGTTCCCGCCCCAAACGCCCATCTCTGCAACACCTTGATTAAGGCCTATATTCGGAATTCTCAGCCGGAAAAGGCGTTTGAGCTTTTCTACACAATGCAGACTTCAGGAATCGTTCCGGATAATTACACTTATTTGTTCCTTCTCAAGGCTCACTCTGGGTTGAGATTTGTTAAAGTAATCCACTCCTATGTGGAAAAATGCAATCTTTACTCGGATTTGTTCATGCCTAATTCGTTAATTGATGCTTACTCTAAGTACGGATTGATTGGGGTTGAGGCAGCGAGATCTCTGTTTGATGTGATGCAGGAGCGCGATATGGTCACATACAATTCGATGATAAGTGGGCTGGTGAAGACTGGCCAGTTGAAGGAGGCGCAGCAACTGTTCGAGGAAATGCCTCAGAGAGACAAAGTGAGCTGGAATGCTATTCTTGATGGGTATGTCAAGGCTGGGGAAATGAGCACTGCGTTTAAGGTTTTTGAGAAGATGCCGTCGAGGGACGTTGTGTCGTGGTCTAATGTGATTTCGGGTTATGCTAGAATGGGCGACATTGAGATGGCTAAGGTTCTGTTTGAGAAAATGCCGGAAAAGAATTTGGTTACTTGGACTATAATGATATCTGGATACGCAGAGAAGGGGCTCGTGAAAGAAGCTCTCGCGCTTTATGATCAACTCGAGAGGGAGAACATGGAGCCTGACGATACGACATTCGTGAGTATCTTATGCGCTAGTGCACAATCCGGGATGCTGAGTTTAGGGAAGAAAGTCCACAGCACCATCATCAAAAGCCGCTACAGATGCTGCACGCTCATAAGCAACGCTCTGATCGACATGTATTGCAAGTGTGGGAGCTTGAACAGGGCCTGGCGATGCTTCAACGAGATGGAGAGCAAAGATCTAGTGTCGTGGAACACCATGATCCATGGCCTGGCCATGCATGGCCATGGCAAGAAGGCGCTCCATCTCTTCAATAGGATTAAGCTAGAGCAGTTTGCACCGGACAACGTGACATTCGTTGGCATCCTATCTGCTTGCAACCACGCTGGCATGGTCGAGGACGGGATCCGTTACTTCTACAGCATGGAGAGCAGCTACAACATTGTCCCTCAGATCGAGCATTATGGTTGCATGATCGACCTCTTGGGGCGTGGGGGGCGCCTCAATGAGGCACTGAGGCTTCTTAACTGCATGCCATTTGAGCCTAATGTTGTTATCTGGTGCTCCCTTCTAGGGGCTTGCCGAATGCATAATGCCCTGCAGTTAGCAGAGGAGGTGCTTGATGAGTTGGTGAAGTTGGATCCGGCTAACGCAGGGAGGTACTCTGTGCTGTCGAATGTGTACGCTGCTGGTGGGGATTGGAAGGGTGCCGCGGATACAAGGCTGCGAATGTGGAAGACAGCCAGCAAGACACCCCCCGGGGCTAGCTCAATAGAGTTGGATGGGGAGTTTCATGATTTCAGTGTTATGGATACTAGTCATCCTAAATCAGATAAAATTTACCAGACTGTGAATGGGCTAACTCAGCTTCTTCGAAAAGTTGCTCTTGCTCCAACTTAG
- the LOC121769332 gene encoding uncharacterized protein LOC121769332 yields the protein MGTKIQAIPFLREKHHSVIDLDASTSNAMRSSYNEMGMLQNGTNPDSISSYDIQKVKQTILEHESVFRNQLRELHRLYGRQRELMTEIKRKGMNKTDVMEEKFTSSYLLSPFPTENTKRSWNPSNNTIFQGATYSLGFQERFSKFPVVEKRNHLAACDGDDRLYLRGVQTSQHEPDALSFSLYNRNGYHPGDERITNPRNGVSDRLTLSRAEISENPCSNLNLVTKDFFHDDTSSKEGSLSIHRLRNERSGPDYYAVNSPEKWRIDKRSLLGELGSGKSVSFPQSLLAEPRKEFSNSTSLSRKKKKKKIFGVEISEGNDDAFDSVPNMSSNLDHRVPTSLIADSFVQNLSLYGENQNEGNHERSKAESKGGTWLQKATNMAAEGEQKPREAIPQLPALADRERNHDNNPKGSLPWFLRDSKVSTDLNDKAKGCYFMNLDSLQSRSHKFFAKVEKPDDALQTSKQEKEVKGENMRHCIDLNMSLDEEGAPSAPSLPCAIVKIATTEIDLEAPAALESEVDALDSSESDKFAAEAMIAISSSVDEKLVDESFSSLKWFAQVVSSEHVATNQSRTGQVEESIPDGMDHFEFMTLKLEDSKEEYHHYEPFVLQAPSDDDTGASLTRRTRRGQSRRGRQRRDFQRDILPGLVTLSRLQVTEDFQAFDELLKAGGATRQSHSTRNGKGRKRLASSPRVKTPCSRQAEQPVCQIEERSLAGWGKKTRRLPRQRCPNAFLSFPVKC from the exons ATGGGAACGAAGATACAAGCTATTCCGTTTCTTAGGGAAAAACATCACTCTGTGATTGACCTTGATGCAAGCACAAGCAATGCAATGAGGTCTTCGTATAATGAAATGGGGATGCTGCAAAATGGCACGAATCCAGACTCAATATCGTCTTATGACATACAGAAAGTGAAGCAGACGATTCTCGAGCATGAATCAGTTTTCAGAAACCAG CTCAGGGAACTGCACCGCCTTTATGGAAGGCAACGGGAGCTGATGACCGAGATCAAAAGGAAAGGAATGAACAAAACTGATGTTATGGAAGAAAAGTTTACGTCTAGCTATCTGCTCTCTCCCTTCCCCACTGAAAACACGAAGAGATCATGGAATCCCTCGAATAACACCATTTTTCAAGGTGCAACATATAGCCTCGGATTTCAAGAAAGATTTTCTAAGTTTCCCGTTGTTGAGAAAAGGAACCATCTGGCAGCATGTGATGGAGATGATAGACTCTATCTTCGTGGCGTTCAGACATCTCAACATGAGCCCGATGCTTTGTCATTTAGTTTGTACAACAGAAATGGTTATCATCCAGGAGACGAAAGGATAACCAACCCAAGAAATGGAGTTTCTGATAGGCTCACGCTGTCAAGGGCAGAAATATCTGAGAACCCATGTTCCAACCTCAATCTTGTCACGAAAGATTTCTTCCACGATGACACATCGAGTAAGGAAGGTTCACTGAGCATTCACAGATTGAGGAACGAGAGGAGTGGACCTGATTACTATGCTG TTAATTCTCCAGAGAAATGGAGAATCGACAAACGTTCTCTGTTGGGAGAGCTCGGTTCTGGAAAGTCAGTGTCTTTTCCTCAATCACTTTTGGCTGAGCCAAGAAAAGAATTCTCAAATAGTACATCACTCtctcggaagaagaagaagaagaagatttttggagtCGAAATTTCTGAAGGAAACGATGATGCATTTGATTCTGTGCCTAACATGTCGAGTAATTTGGATCACCGCGTTCCCACCTCATTGATTGCTGATTCTTTCGTGCAAAACCTTAGCCTTTATGGAGAAAATCAGAACGAGGGCAACCATGAAAGATCGAAGGCTGAGTCAAAAGGTGGAACGTGGCTGCAGAAGGCGACGAACATGGCTGCAGAAGGCGAACAGAAGCCACGAGAGGCGATTCCTCAACTTCCTGCTCTTGCAGATCGTGAAAGAAACCATGACAACAATCCCAAAGGATCATTGCCATGGTTTCTTAGAGATTCCAAAGTAAGTACTGACCTCAACGACAAGGCGAAGGGTTGCTATTTCATGAATCTTGACTCGTTGCAGAGTCGTTCCCACAAGTTCTTTGCCAAAGTTGAAAAACCCGATGATGCGTTGCAGACTTCAAAACAGGAAAAGGAAGTCAAGGGTGAAAATATGAGGCATTGCATTGACTTAAACATGTCGTTGGACGAGGAGGGTGCACCGTCTGCACCTTCTCTCCCGTGTGCTATCGTGAAAATAGCAACAACAGAGATAGACTTGGAGGCACCGGCAGCTCTTGAATCCGAGGTGGATGCACTTGATTCAAGCGAAAGCGATAAATTTGCAGCAGAGGCCATGATTGCCATCTCATCATCTGTGGATGAAAAACTGGTTGATGAATCCTTCTCTAGTTTGAAATGGTTTGCACAAGTGGTTTCTTCCGAACACGTTGCAACGAATCAGAGTCGAACCGGACAGGTTGAGGAATCAATACCCGATGGCATGGATCACTTCGAATTCATGACGCTAAAGCTGGAAGACTCCAAGGAGGAGTACCATCACTACGAGCCATTCGTGTTGCAAGCTCCGAGTGATGATGACACGGGAGCTTCTCTAACCAGAAGGACTCGGAGAGGGCAGTCGAGAAGGGGGAGGCAACGGAGAGACTTTCAGAGGGACATCCTCCCCGGTCTAGTCACACTGTCTCGACTTCAAGTGACCGAGGATTTTCAGGCGTTCGATGAGTTGCTGAAGGCCGGGGGCGCCACCAGGCAGTCGCACTCCACGAGGAACGGGAAGGGGAGGAAACGTTTGGCTTCATCTCCGAGAGTGAAAACACCTTGCTCGAGACAAGCAGAGCAGCCGGTGTGCCAGATTGAGGAGAGGAGTTTAGCCGGATGGGGAAAGAAGACGCGACGTCTGCCTAGGCAGCGATGTCCTAACGCGTTCCTCTCTTTCCCGGTGAAATGTTGA
- the LOC121768695 gene encoding probable protein phosphatase 2C 55, translating into MPEELSMIAGSSYIPKTRTPPKPAGEDAHFFNQTAQVIGLADGVGSWARKGVDAGKYARELMKNAEFSVFSSAPAAVDPKSVIAAAFSRTKAAGSSTACILSLAGNRLRAAYVGDSGFMVIRRGSVIFRSPAQVWGFNAPYQLEGRLREGPGRAEEMAVEVQSGDVVVAATDGLFDNLFPEDVEAVVGRCLSEGMEPQMVARELAEVAHEKSERRDIESPFSVAAAKAGCKWFGRGGKIDDITVVVAYISRALGNRCIYSHHSI; encoded by the coding sequence ATGCCAGAGGAACTCTCAATGATCGCCGGCTCTTCCTACATACCAAAAACAAGAACACCGCCGAAGCCCGCCGGCGAAGACGCCCACTTTTTCAACCAGACGGCGCAGGTCATCGGCCTCGCCGACGGCGTCGGCAGCTGGGCGAGAAAAGGAGTCGACGCCGGTAAGTACGCGCGCGAGCTCATGAAGAACGCCGAGTTCTCCGTCTTCAGCTCCGCCCCCGCCGCCGTCGACCCCAAATCCGTGATCGCGGCCGCCTTCTCGAGGACGAAGGCGGCCGGATCGAGCACCGCCTGCATCCTCTCGCTCGCCGGAAACCGCCTCCGGGCGGCGTACGTCGGCGACAGCGGCTTCATGGTGATCAGGAGAGGAAGTGTAATTTTCCGGTCGCCGGCGCAGGTGTGGGGGTTCAACGCGCCTTATCAGCTCGAGGGGAGGTTGAGAGAGGGGCCGGGGCGGGCGGAGGAGATGGCGGTGGAGGTCCAGAGCGGCGACGTCGTGGTCGCCGCCACTGACGGGTTATTCGACAATCTGTTCCCCGAGGACGTGGAGGCCGTCGTGGGGCGGTGCCTCTCGGAGGGGATGGAGCCGCAGATGGTGGCGCGTGAATTGGCCGAGGTGGCGCACGAGAAATCTGAGCGCCGCGACATCGAGAGCCCGTTTTCTGTGGCTGCGGCCAAGGCAGGTTGTAAGTGGTTTGGCCGTGGCGGGAAAATAGATGATATAACCGTTGTTGTTGCGTATATTAGTAGAGCACTCGGCAATCGCTGCATCTATTCACATCATTCAATTTAG
- the LOC121767223 gene encoding pentatricopeptide repeat-containing protein At4g21300-like: MNLFSYVPTKSWKNLKFLLSSKSPISYLHNSTAENLPEYFASCLEICPDISFVKKLHACVITHGLERNIFLGSKLFNLLAKFNLLAESKWVFNTIINSNLSLWNSIVVGYFRADQFSEVLGIYLKLRRKGIGIHSSAITFTLKSCGELAASKFGRNLHTDAVRIGLSSDRFVGSSLIEFYTKCDRIGEAAKVFDEIAERDVVAYTSLITAYCKAGDHRANEAFRVAADMQMNGFEPNRVTLVSLLHCASQLRALDEGRSIHGYAVRRGLGLGCADEVFETSLIDTYVKCGDPNAGAIVFEKMSRKTTGSRNALMAGYLKLGEPLEAFAIFVEMVGESELDLIALANGLLSCADLGYLLIGKAIHCHIIREGVVLDVVGETALIDMYSKCKNLSAAVNVFYRSEAKDAAMLNVMISGYLHNGCVYRAIETFRGMFATRVRPNTGTIISVLSALSVMEDVRTGRCIHGFAFRQGLEANTDIANQFINMYAKCGLMGCAGRVFDRIKIKDRVSWTSMMTCLVSHGRADAAMSLFQLMQKQSLQLDAITYTCLVQTLNQLGSLMLVREVHGRVYRESLERDTTLMNSLITTYSKQGKLKVGSTLFKLMDEKHLSSWNTMIAAYGMHGDFVQALKLFYQMRREKIALDGVTFKSILSACSHTGLIEEGFHIFSSMERDHGITPSNEHYGCLVDLLCRAGKLEEAYDILERAPSRRNASTLGSLLAACRVHGNSDIGERVGRLLLEIEPENPSAYCSLSNLYAGEGRWDEVADIGDVAKRKGLWRTTGYSLIDFN; this comes from the coding sequence ATGAATCTATTTTCCTATGTGCCAACAAAATCTtggaaaaatttgaaatttttgctTTCATCAAAATCACCAATTTCATACTTGCACAACTCAACTGCTGAAAATCTACCTGAATATTTTGCTTCTTGTTTGGAAATCTGTCCAGATATCAGTTTTGTAAAGAAACTGCATGCTTGCGTGATCACACATGGCCTCGAACGCAACATATTTCTGGGCTCGAAGCTTTTCAATTTACTTGCAAAGTTTAATCTTTTGGCAGAATCTAAATGGGTTTTCAACACCATCATCAACAGCAACCTCTCTCTCTGGAATTCAATCGTTGTTGGGTATTTCAGAGCCGATCAATTTAGTGAAGTTTTAGGGATTTACTTGAAATTGAGGCGGAAAGGAATTGGAATTCACAGTTCGGCGATCACTTTCACGCTAAAAAGTTGCGGTGAGTTGGCGGCTTCTAAATTCGGCAGGAATCTTCACACCGACGCCGTTAGAATCGGGTTGAGTTCGGATCGATTTGTGGGTTCGTCGTTGATTGAATTCTATACTAAATGCGATAGAATTGGGGAAGCAGCTAAGGTGTTTGATGAAATAGCTGAGAGAGACGTGGTTGCTTATACTTCCTTGATAACAGCATACTGTAAAGCTGGCGATCATCGGGCAAATGAGGCGTTCCGTGTTGCAGCTGATATGCAGATGAATGGATTCGAGCCTAACAGAGTGACGTTGGTGAGCTTACTGCATTGCGCATCTCAGTTACGAGCTCTCGATGAGGGAAGATCAATTCATGGGTATGCAGTTAGAAGAGGACTTGGACTTGGTTGTGCAGATGAAGTTTTTGAAACAAGCTTGATCGATACGTACGTGAAATGTGGTGATCCGAACGCTGGCGCCATTGTTTTTGAGAAGATGAGCAGGAAGACTACTGGTTCAAGAAACGCGTTGATGGCTGGTTATCTGAAGTTGGGAGAGCCGTTGGAAGCTTTCGCCATTTTTGTAGAAATGGTTGGTGAATCCGAGCTTGATTTGATTGCTTTAGCAAATGGACTATTGAGTTGTGCTGATTTGGGATATTTGCTTATAGGAAAGGCTATACATTGTCACATAATTCGAGAGGGAGTTGTTCTTGATGTTGTTGGTGAAACAGCCTTGATTGATATGTATTCCAAATGCAAGAACTTATCTGCAGCAGTAAATGTTTTTTACAGATCAGAAGCTAAGGATGCAGCTATGTTGAATGTGATGATATCTGGCTATCTTCACAATGGATGTGTGTATAGAGCCATTGAGACGTTTCGTGGGATGTTTGCAACGCGTGTTAGACCAAACACGGGCACCATTATCAGCGTCCTTTCTGCACTGTCCGTTATGGAGGATGTACGGACAGGGAGGTGCATCCATGGCTTCGCGTTCAGGCAAGGTTTGGAAGCAAACACGGACATAGCAAACCAGTTCATTAACATGTACGCCAAATGTGGCCTCATGGGATGCGCTGGGCGAGTCTTTGATAGGATCAAGATCAAGGATCGGGTTTCATGGACATCGATGATGACATGTTTGGTGAGCCACGGCCGAGCTGATGCAGCAATGTCATTGTTTCAGCTTATGCAGAAACAAAGTTTGCAACTTGATGCTATCACATATACATGTCTGGTTCAGACACTGAATCAACTCGGATCGTTGATGCTAGTCAGAGAAGTACACGGACGTGTGTATCGAGAATCTCTAGAGAGAGATACGACATTGATGAATTCCCTCATTACCACCTACAGCAAGCAGGGGAAGCTCAAAGTGGGAAGCACTCTGTTCAAGCTCATGGATGAGAAGCATTTGTCATCTTGGAACACTATGATAGCTGCATATGGTATGCACGGTGACTTTGTTCAAGCCCTCAAGCTGTTTTACCAAATGAGGCGAGAAAAGATCGCCCTCGATGGAGTCACGTTCAAGTCAATACTCTCCGCCTGCAGCCACACCGGCCTTATAGAGGAGGGCTTCCATATTTTCAGCTCCATGGAGAGGGATCATGGGATCACTCCATCTAATGAGCACTATGGCTGTTTGGTGGATTTGCTGTGTCGAGCAGGGAAGCTCGAGGAAGCTTACGATATTCTTGAGCGTGCCCCATCAAGACGGAATGCTTCAACTCTAGGCTCTCTGCTAGCTGCTTGTAGAGTTCATGGGAACTCGGATATAGGTGAGAGAGTGGGAAGGTTGCTGCTGGAGATCGAACCGGAGAACCCGAGCGCCTACTGCTCGTTGTCGAATCTATATGCTGGAGAAGGAAGATGGGATGAAGTAGCTGATATTGGGGATGTTGCCAAGAGAAAAGGTCTGTGGAGGACTACAGGATACAGCCTTATTGATTTTAACTGA
- the LOC121769200 gene encoding UPF0301 protein Plut_0637-like produces the protein MDLVSPIRGRISTFKKCSSTFETRKSNSPFSVACCMPGPAQYEEGPSVRTDWRAFRARLVAREQAPPVEERSGDKWAHGIYEPERGCLLIATKKLDGVHIFERTVIILLSTGPEGPTTGLILNRPSLMSIKEMQPLVPGPVFFGGPVEEDVFLVSPRGEGVLEKVVEGVYYGTKGSVGSAAEMVKRKVVEAEELRFFHGYCAWEREQLSDEIRAGYWAVAACSPSVIQQATVGLWEEISGLMGPTKVW, from the exons ATGGACCTTGTTTCTCCAATCAGAGGCAGGATATCCACATTCAAAAAGTGCAGCAGCACCTTTGAAACTAGAAAGTCTAATTCTCCATTCTCTGTAGCAT gTTGCATGCCAGGTCCAGCCCAGTACGAAGAAGGCCCGTCTGTCAGAACAGACTGGCGGGCCTTCCGTGCCAGGCTGGTGGCCCGGGAGCAAGCTCCGCCCGTGGAGGAGCGAAGCGGAGACAAATGGGCCCACGGCATCTACGAGCCGGAGAGAGGCTGCCTGCTGATCGCCACGAAGAAGCTGGACGGCGTCCACATCTTCGAGCGGACGGTGATCATACTGCTGTCGACGGGCCCGGAGGGCCCGACGACAGGGCTAATACTGAACCGGCCGTCGCTGATGTCGATCAAGGAGATGCAGCCTTTGGTGCCGGGCCCGGTGTTCTTCGGGGGCCCGGTGGAGGAGGATGTGTTCCTGGTGAGCCCGCGGGGGGAGGGGGTGCTGGAGAAGGTGGTGGAGGGGGTGTACTACGGGACGAAGGGGAGCGTGGGGAGCGCGGCGGAGATGGTGAAGAGGAAGGTGGTGGAGGCGGAGGAGCTCAGGTTCTTCCATGGCTACTGCGCTTGGGAGAGGGAGCAGCTCAGCGATGAGATTCGGGCTGGGTATTGGGCTGTCGCGGCCTGCAGTCCTAGTGTCATTCAGCAGGCTACTGTTGGGCTTTGGGAGGAGATTTCGGGCCTCATGGGCCCGACGAAAGTATGGTAA
- the LOC121768693 gene encoding probable protein phosphatase 2C 55: protein MAVEVEGVAATDGLFDSLFPEEEEAVMERCLSEGLEPEMVARELATAAYLKSKRRSAKTLFAVASAEAGTRRRWVGIGGKRDDITVVVAYIIRGISCPSSPRTLATWRALVRP from the coding sequence ATGGCGGTGGAGGTCGAGGGCGTCGCCGCCACCGATGGGTTGTTCGACAGTTTGTttcccgaggaggaggaggccgtCATGGAGCGGTGCCTCTCGGAGGGGTTGGAACCGGAGATGGTGGCGCGTGAATTGGCCACGGCGGCGTACTTGAAATCTAAGCGCCGAAGTGCTAAGACCCTGTTTGCCGTGGCGTCGGCCGAGGCAGGAACCAGGCGCAGGTGGGTTGGCATTGGCGGGAAAAGAGACGATATAACCGTGGTTGTTGCTTATATTATTAGAGGAATCTCGTGCCCCAGCTCGCCACGCACgttggccacgtggcgagctctgGTTCGTCCGTGA